A single window of Geoalkalibacter sp. DNA harbors:
- the hflC gene encoding protease modulator HflC — MKKELLIIAAVAAFVLAQGSLFVVDEGEQALVTQFGKPVGDIRKSGLHFKLPLIQEVHRFQRRIMQWDGDPNQIPTKDKRYIWVDVTARWRISDPLLFYRAVANERGARSRLDDILDSVVRDAVSGHLLVELVRGKDYSPPSGVRDEVFEVEGEAIAAESLTGREEILANVLREARAMTPEYGIDLIDVQIKRINYVEQVRQRVYERMVSERKQVAAQYRSEGEGERADILGQMARELRTIESEAFRRAEEIRGEADATAANIYAEAYGRDPNFYAFVRTLESYRKAVKDNSRLVLSTDADFYRYLQSIE; from the coding sequence ATGAAAAAGGAACTGCTGATCATTGCCGCGGTGGCGGCCTTCGTGCTCGCCCAGGGCAGCCTGTTCGTCGTCGATGAGGGCGAGCAGGCCCTGGTCACCCAGTTCGGCAAGCCCGTCGGCGATATCCGCAAGTCCGGGCTGCACTTCAAGCTGCCCCTGATTCAGGAGGTGCACCGCTTTCAGCGCCGCATCATGCAGTGGGACGGCGACCCCAATCAGATTCCCACCAAGGACAAGCGCTACATCTGGGTGGACGTCACCGCCCGCTGGCGCATTTCCGATCCCCTGCTGTTCTACCGCGCGGTGGCCAACGAGCGCGGCGCGCGCAGCCGTCTCGACGACATCCTCGATTCGGTGGTGCGCGATGCCGTCTCCGGCCATCTGCTGGTGGAGCTGGTGCGCGGCAAGGATTACAGCCCACCGAGCGGGGTACGCGACGAGGTGTTCGAGGTGGAGGGCGAGGCGATCGCCGCGGAAAGCCTCACCGGGCGCGAGGAGATTCTCGCCAACGTGCTGCGCGAGGCGCGCGCCATGACGCCCGAATACGGCATCGATCTCATCGACGTGCAGATCAAGCGCATCAACTACGTCGAGCAGGTGCGCCAGCGCGTCTACGAGCGCATGGTGTCCGAGCGCAAGCAGGTCGCCGCCCAGTACCGATCGGAGGGCGAGGGCGAGCGCGCCGATATTCTCGGGCAGATGGCGCGCGAGCTGCGCACCATCGAATCGGAGGCCTTCCGCCGCGCCGAGGAGATTCGCGGCGAGGCCGACGCCACGGCGGCCAACATCTACGCCGAGGCCTACGGGCGCGACCCGAATTTCTATGCCTTCGTGCGCACCCTTGAGTCCTACCGCAAGGCGGTCAAGGACAACTCGCGGCTGGTGCTGAGCACCGACGCCGACTTCTACCGCTACCTGCAGTCCATCGAATAG